A genomic stretch from Oscillospiraceae bacterium includes:
- a CDS encoding helix-turn-helix transcriptional regulator, producing MYNKANEKYKKTNMVDFMKLSDINPHIRYARIHHTLNTRNEYSVCYDCRLFFINNGNGIIDIQGEKQGFSDNTVIYLPPGTKYKFSKNNENAISIIVFDFDPSWEYSHLADSLGTVTESEFDKSRVMTYELPCEFSEPFVMSCPDIYGHLTQAVQEFLECTLYYREMAGVLLKMSLTRILREKHACTGTESKTVSAVMEYIHKNYDDAELSNEDIAHKFGYHPYYLGNIVSRAAGMSLRQYLTRYRLKMAQNFLITTELDINVIAWRCGFNSTAYFIRLFREFFGITPGAYRKSVSRGAI from the coding sequence ATGTATAACAAAGCCAATGAGAAATATAAAAAAACAAATATGGTGGATTTTATGAAGCTGTCGGATATAAACCCGCATATACGCTATGCGCGCATACATCATACTCTCAACACACGGAATGAATACAGCGTTTGCTATGATTGCCGTTTGTTTTTTATCAATAATGGAAATGGAATTATAGACATACAGGGAGAAAAACAAGGCTTTTCGGATAACACCGTAATATATCTGCCTCCCGGAACGAAATATAAATTTTCAAAAAACAATGAAAATGCTATAAGTATAATTGTTTTTGATTTTGACCCCTCGTGGGAATACTCGCACCTTGCTGATTCCCTGGGCACGGTTACCGAGTCGGAATTTGACAAAAGCCGTGTTATGACATATGAACTGCCGTGTGAATTTTCCGAGCCGTTTGTGATGAGCTGTCCCGACATATACGGCCATCTGACACAGGCGGTACAGGAATTTCTGGAGTGCACACTGTATTACAGGGAAATGGCGGGCGTACTTCTTAAAATGTCCCTGACAAGAATCCTGCGTGAAAAACATGCTTGCACGGGCACCGAAAGCAAAACTGTCTCTGCGGTTATGGAATATATACACAAAAATTACGATGACGCCGAGCTGTCAAACGAAGATATAGCGCATAAATTCGGCTATCATCCATATTATCTCGGCAACATTGTCAGCCGTGCGGCAGGAATGTCGCTGAGGCAGTATCTCACCCGATATCGCCTGAAGATGGCACAGAATTTTCTCATAACAACAGAACTGGACATAAATGTTATTGCTTGGCGGTGCGGCTTTAATTCCACTGCGTATTTCATACGGCTTTTCAGAGAGTTTTTCGGCATCACTCCCGGAGCTTACCGCAAAAGTGTAAGCCGCGGAGCAATATAA
- a CDS encoding aminotransferase DegT, whose product MEKFEKKVWLATPTMHGEEMEYIRQAYETNWMSTVGENINEVERIAAQQAQMKHAVALSCCTAALHLAVKHAGEALYGKPAISHGALEEKRVFCSDMTFDATLNPVVYEGGIPVFIDTEAKSWNMDPAALEKAFEMYPEVRLVVYAELYGFPGRIDEIKRICEKHGALLIEDAAEAMGATVDGRMCGSFGDYSAVSYNGNKIITGSAGGCLLTNDIEIANKARKWSTQARENAPWYQHEEVGYNYRMSNVVAGVVRGQYPYLEEHIAQKKAIYERYRDGLKGLPVKMNPITDGTQPNYWLSAMIIDGDYMCRQVRDDSNALYIKEVGKTCPTEILETLANHNAEGRPIWKPMHMQPMYRMHEFVTREGSGRCRTNAYIAGGCMDVGADIFHRGLCLPSDNKMTADEQNKVIEIIKSCFN is encoded by the coding sequence ATGGAGAAGTTTGAAAAGAAGGTATGGCTCGCCACCCCTACAATGCACGGCGAGGAAATGGAATACATACGACAGGCATACGAAACCAACTGGATGAGCACAGTGGGCGAAAATATTAACGAGGTTGAAAGAATTGCCGCTCAGCAGGCGCAAATGAAGCATGCTGTGGCGCTTTCCTGTTGCACCGCGGCACTTCATCTGGCTGTCAAGCATGCCGGCGAAGCTCTTTACGGTAAGCCCGCCATAAGTCACGGTGCGTTGGAGGAAAAACGGGTTTTCTGCTCGGATATGACCTTTGACGCTACCCTTAATCCCGTGGTTTACGAGGGCGGTATTCCCGTGTTCATCGACACAGAAGCGAAATCATGGAATATGGACCCCGCGGCACTGGAAAAAGCATTTGAAATGTATCCCGAGGTCAGACTTGTGGTTTATGCCGAGCTGTACGGCTTCCCGGGACGCATTGACGAAATAAAGAGAATTTGCGAAAAGCACGGTGCGCTTCTTATCGAGGATGCCGCCGAGGCTATGGGTGCAACGGTGGACGGCAGAATGTGCGGATCCTTCGGCGATTACTCCGCCGTAAGCTACAACGGAAACAAGATTATTACAGGTTCCGCGGGCGGATGCCTTCTGACCAATGATATTGAAATTGCCAACAAGGCACGCAAATGGTCCACTCAGGCGAGAGAAAATGCCCCCTGGTATCAGCACGAGGAGGTGGGCTACAACTACCGCATGAGCAATGTCGTTGCAGGTGTAGTGCGCGGTCAGTATCCGTATCTTGAGGAGCATATAGCTCAGAAAAAGGCAATTTACGAAAGATACCGCGACGGCTTAAAAGGACTTCCCGTCAAGATGAATCCCATCACCGACGGAACACAGCCCAACTACTGGCTGTCGGCTATGATTATTGACGGCGATTATATGTGCAGACAGGTCAGAGACGACTCCAATGCTCTGTACATCAAAGAAGTCGGAAAGACCTGCCCGACAGAGATTTTAGAAACCCTTGCAAACCACAATGCCGAGGGCAGACCAATTTGGAAGCCCATGCACATGCAGCCCATGTACAGAATGCATGAATTTGTGACCCGTGAAGGTAGCGGACGTTGCAGAACCAATGCTTATATTGCAGGCGGTTGCATGGACGTTGGCGCGGATATTTTCCACCGCGGTCTGTGCCTGCCCAGCGATAACAAAATGACCGCTGACGAGCAGAACAAGGTAATTGAAATAATAAAAAGCTGTTTTAACTGA
- a CDS encoding sugar transferase — translation MYAKFFKRVMDFVLSLMALIVLSPVLLVLIIVGAFAMKGNPFFTQLRPGKIDKNTGKEKIFKLIKFRTMSNARDKDGNLLPDDVRLNKYGRILRSTSLDELPELINILKGDMSIVGDGCIIETTRKSIDFSRVVTV, via the coding sequence ATGTACGCAAAGTTTTTTAAGCGTGTGATGGATTTTGTACTGTCACTGATGGCTCTCATTGTACTGTCCCCCGTTCTTTTGGTGCTGATAATCGTGGGTGCTTTTGCCATGAAAGGTAACCCGTTCTTCACCCAGCTCCGCCCGGGTAAAATCGACAAAAATACAGGTAAAGAAAAGATATTCAAGCTGATAAAATTCCGCACAATGTCCAACGCCAGAGACAAGGACGGAAATCTTCTGCCGGACGATGTCCGCCTGAACAAATACGGCAGAATTCTCCGCAGCACCTCGCTGGACGAGCTGCCCGAGCTGATAAACATCCTCAAGGGCGACATGTCCATCGTCGGGGATGGATGTATAATAGAGACAACCAGGAAAAGCATTGATTTTTCAAGGGTTGTCACGGTCTAA
- a CDS encoding aminotransferase DegT, with protein MDIKRFEDKIWLATPKMHGEELKYVKEAHETNWMSTVGENINEVEKIAAEKAQMKYAVGLSCCTAALHLAVKHAGETLYGKPAVSHGALEGKRVFCSDMTFDATLNPVVYEGGIPVFIDTEAESWNMDPVALEKAFEIYPDVKLVVSAELYGFPGRMDLIKEICEKHGALLVEDAAEAMGATIHGKQCGSFGDYSAISYNGNKIITGSSGGCLLTNDIEVANKVRKWSTQARENAPWYQHEEVGYNYRMSNVIAGVVRGQYPYLEEHIARKKAIYERYKQGFKDLPVQMNPILDGTEPNYWLSGMIIDENAMCKQVRSDCEALYISEPGKTCPTEILETLAKYNAEGRPIWKPMHAQPLYRLHGFVTREGDGRAKTNAYIKGGTLGKDGKPLDIGMDIFHRGLCLPSDINMTAEQQDIVIEIIKSCFA; from the coding sequence ATGGATATTAAGCGTTTTGAAGATAAGATATGGCTCGCTACGCCTAAAATGCATGGCGAAGAACTGAAATATGTAAAAGAAGCACATGAAACCAACTGGATGTCCACGGTTGGAGAAAATATAAATGAAGTCGAGAAAATCGCCGCAGAAAAGGCGCAGATGAAATATGCAGTTGGTTTGTCTTGTTGTACTGCTGCACTTCATTTGGCAGTAAAGCACGCAGGCGAAACACTTTATGGGAAGCCTGCGGTTAGTCACGGAGCATTAGAGGGAAAACGGGTTTTCTGTAGTGATATGACTTTCGATGCCACACTTAATCCTGTGGTTTATGAGGGCGGCATCCCCGTTTTTATTGACACGGAAGCGGAATCATGGAATATGGACCCTGTGGCTCTTGAAAAAGCCTTTGAAATATATCCGGATGTGAAGCTGGTTGTTTCTGCGGAGCTGTATGGCTTTCCCGGACGTATGGATTTAATTAAAGAAATCTGCGAGAAGCACGGAGCGTTGCTTGTTGAGGATGCCGCAGAAGCTATGGGTGCAACCATTCATGGCAAACAATGTGGTTCTTTCGGAGACTATTCTGCGATCAGCTACAACGGCAATAAGATCATTACTGGTTCTTCGGGCGGTTGTCTGTTGACAAACGATATTGAAGTTGCAAACAAAGTTCGGAAGTGGTCAACGCAAGCGAGAGAAAACGCCCCTTGGTATCAGCATGAGGAAGTTGGCTATAACTACCGTATGAGCAATGTGATAGCAGGTGTTGTCCGTGGTCAGTATCCGTATTTGGAAGAACATATTGCAAGGAAAAAGGCGATTTACGAAAGATACAAGCAAGGCTTCAAGGATTTGCCTGTTCAGATGAATCCGATCTTGGACGGCACAGAACCTAACTATTGGTTGTCCGGCATGATCATTGACGAGAACGCCATGTGCAAGCAGGTCAGAAGTGATTGCGAAGCTCTTTATATCTCTGAACCCGGCAAGACTTGTCCGACAGAAATTTTGGAAACCCTCGCAAAGTACAATGCCGAGGGCAGACCGATCTGGAAGCCGATGCACGCTCAACCGCTTTACCGTTTGCACGGCTTTGTTACCCGTGAGGGAGACGGCAGAGCTAAAACAAATGCCTACATAAAGGGCGGGACACTTGGCAAAGATGGCAAGCCGCTTGATATTGGCATGGATATTTTCCATCGTGGCTTGTGTTTGCCGAGTGATATTAACATGACAGCGGAGCAGCAAGATATTGTGATTGAGATTATTAAGTCTTGTTTTGCGTGA
- a CDS encoding sugar transferase, with protein sequence MKHKKGFYEKFIKVPQDVILASVALIILSPILLILAILVRTKLGSPVIFKQERAGKDGKPFYMYKFRSMSDARDENGELLPDEQRLGKFGKILRSTSLDELPSLWNVVNTSCSLCGPRALYLKYIPRYSEHQARRLEVRPGITGLAQVSGRNAISWEDKFNYDVQYVDNITFLGDWKIMFRTVGKVLKREGISSATSVTMEEFMGCEQEMVSHE encoded by the coding sequence ATGAAACATAAAAAGGGATTCTACGAAAAATTCATAAAGGTTCCGCAAGATGTTATATTAGCATCCGTTGCCCTTATCATTTTAAGTCCGATTCTTCTTATTTTGGCAATCTTGGTTCGGACAAAGCTGGGTAGTCCGGTTATCTTCAAGCAAGAGAGAGCAGGAAAAGACGGAAAGCCGTTCTACATGTACAAGTTCCGTTCTATGTCAGATGCAAGAGACGAAAACGGAGAATTGCTTCCAGATGAGCAGCGATTGGGGAAGTTTGGCAAAATTCTCAGAAGCACATCTTTGGATGAGCTGCCTTCACTTTGGAATGTGGTCAATACAAGCTGTTCACTATGCGGACCGAGAGCATTGTACTTGAAATATATACCTCGGTATTCTGAACATCAAGCAAGACGCCTTGAAGTTCGTCCCGGAATTACCGGTCTTGCGCAGGTTAGCGGACGAAATGCGATCAGTTGGGAAGATAAGTTCAACTATGATGTTCAGTATGTCGATAACATTACATTTCTTGGGGATTGGAAGATCATGTTTCGTACCGTAGGAAAGGTGTTGAAACGTGAGGGCATCTCCTCTGCTACATCAGTTACAATGGAAGAATTTATGGGGTGCGAGCAGGAGATGGTAAGCCATGAGTAA
- a CDS encoding acetyltransferase — MSKQLVIIGASGHGKVIADIAEKNGYTEIQFLDDNKEVKTCGKYPVVGTSDDVMKYFSDDFIVGIGNAEIRKRIQEKLIANGLHVVTLIHPKAVVAPDVSLGAGSVVMAGAVINPGTSIGYGCIINTSATVDHDNIISDYVHVSVGSHLAGTVSVGTGTWIGAGAIVSNNISICENCMVGAGAVVVDNLTEPDTYIGVPARRMCMKNKLKNSGGGTPPNR, encoded by the coding sequence ATGAGTAAACAGCTTGTAATCATTGGGGCAAGCGGTCATGGGAAAGTGATTGCTGATATTGCAGAAAAAAACGGATATACGGAAATTCAATTTTTGGATGATAACAAAGAGGTTAAGACTTGCGGCAAGTACCCTGTGGTTGGAACAAGCGATGATGTTATGAAATACTTCAGCGATGATTTTATTGTGGGAATAGGAAACGCAGAGATTCGCAAAAGAATACAAGAGAAACTGATTGCGAATGGACTTCATGTTGTTACGCTGATTCATCCTAAAGCGGTAGTTGCACCCGATGTCTCTTTAGGAGCAGGCTCGGTTGTGATGGCTGGTGCTGTTATCAATCCCGGAACTTCGATTGGATACGGCTGTATCATCAATACAAGTGCAACTGTTGACCATGATAATATCATCTCTGATTACGTTCATGTGTCGGTGGGAAGTCATCTTGCTGGAACAGTGAGTGTTGGAACAGGTACTTGGATAGGAGCCGGGGCAATCGTTAGCAATAATATCAGCATTTGCGAAAACTGTATGGTTGGAGCAGGTGCGGTAGTAGTCGATAATTTAACGGAACCCGATACATACATCGGTGTTCCCGCAAGGAGAATGTGTATGAAAAATAAATTGAAAAATTCGGGGGGGGGTACTCCTCCTAACAGATAA
- a CDS encoding ATP-grasp domain-containing protein, which yields MTKILFTSVGRRVELIQAFRKSADELQIELVIIGADITADAPALYFCDETQIVCRIKDSNYIPQLLAICESEKVDCLIPTIDTDLLLLAENKKRFEAVGTKVLVSAVDKVQLCRDKNYTADYFVSLGLKSPLPMNNVEKYEEAMAKGEVSFPAFIKPKDGSSSINAYKVENLDDLKLYAEKIEDYIIQPFISGREYTIDIFCDYEGNPVYITPRERLAVRSGEVLKTRITQDETMIAEMSKLIADYKPCGQITVQLIQDEKTGDNYYIEINPRFGGGAPLSIKAGADSAKAVLKMLNGEKLTYQDKAARDGAVYSRFDQSVRIK from the coding sequence ATGACGAAGATATTGTTTACAAGTGTCGGACGGCGTGTGGAACTGATCCAGGCTTTTCGCAAATCTGCCGATGAATTGCAAATTGAATTGGTGATTATCGGGGCGGACATTACGGCTGATGCTCCTGCGTTGTATTTCTGCGATGAAACACAGATCGTTTGCAGAATTAAAGATAGTAACTATATTCCACAACTTCTTGCTATTTGCGAGAGTGAAAAAGTGGATTGCTTAATACCAACCATTGATACAGACCTTTTGTTGCTTGCGGAGAATAAGAAACGATTTGAAGCAGTTGGCACAAAGGTGCTGGTTTCTGCGGTGGATAAGGTACAACTGTGTAGAGATAAGAACTATACGGCGGACTACTTTGTTTCCCTTGGGTTGAAATCTCCTCTGCCTATGAACAACGTAGAAAAATATGAGGAAGCAATGGCGAAGGGTGAGGTATCTTTCCCTGCCTTCATTAAACCGAAGGATGGTAGCTCCAGCATAAATGCCTATAAGGTTGAAAACCTTGATGATTTGAAACTCTATGCGGAAAAGATTGAAGATTATATCATTCAGCCGTTCATTAGCGGAAGAGAATATACCATTGACATTTTCTGCGATTATGAGGGCAATCCCGTGTATATTACGCCAAGAGAAAGGCTTGCGGTTCGTTCCGGAGAGGTTCTAAAAACTAGAATCACGCAGGATGAAACAATGATTGCCGAAATGTCGAAGCTGATAGCAGATTACAAACCTTGCGGTCAGATCACGGTGCAGCTCATCCAGGATGAAAAGACGGGTGATAACTATTACATAGAGATCAATCCTCGTTTTGGTGGTGGTGCGCCATTGAGCATAAAAGCAGGTGCGGATAGTGCTAAAGCGGTACTCAAAATGCTGAATGGTGAGAAACTGACATATCAAGATAAAGCGGCGAGAGACGGTGCTGTTTACAGTAGATTTGACCAAAGTGTGAGGATTAAGTAA
- a CDS encoding HAD family hydrolase: protein MITVTSITEVSNHLQGLKAVIFDLDDTLYSEKEYVRSGYRAIAAILPQVERMEEKLWQAFEQKKSAIDEVLRAEGLYTEELKQQCLSVYRFHQPNIHFYNGTKELLIQLRSDGYKLGIITDGRPEGQRAKIKALGLDELVDCIIVTDELGGIEFRKPCIMAFEQMQRTMDVPFKKMVYVGDNTKKDFMAPEKLGMRSLWFNNDNGIYCE, encoded by the coding sequence ATGATTACAGTAACATCCATAACCGAAGTGAGTAATCATCTGCAAGGCTTGAAAGCCGTAATTTTCGATTTGGATGATACTTTATATAGCGAAAAAGAATATGTCAGAAGCGGCTACCGTGCTATTGCGGCGATCCTTCCACAAGTAGAACGAATGGAAGAAAAACTGTGGCAGGCATTTGAGCAAAAGAAATCTGCCATAGATGAGGTGTTAAGAGCAGAAGGATTATACACTGAAGAATTGAAGCAACAATGTCTCTCTGTGTATCGCTTCCATCAGCCGAATATTCATTTCTACAATGGAACAAAGGAACTTCTTATTCAACTTCGTTCCGACGGTTACAAGCTGGGAATTATCACAGATGGCAGACCCGAAGGACAGAGGGCAAAAATTAAAGCTCTTGGACTTGATGAACTTGTTGATTGCATCATTGTTACGGATGAACTTGGCGGTATTGAATTCAGAAAACCGTGCATTATGGCGTTTGAACAGATGCAGAGAACAATGGATGTACCATTTAAAAAAATGGTTTATGTAGGCGATAACACGAAGAAAGACTTCATGGCTCCGGAAAAACTGGGAATGAGAAGTCTATGGTTTAATAATGATAATGGTATCTATTGCGAATAA
- a CDS encoding glycosyltransferase family 4 protein, which produces MNVLFLTLLSFDSLQERSIYTDLLREFVKNGHYVYAISPTEKRHNRETHLIKEDNATILRLQIGNTQKTNIIEKGVSTVMIEPTFKKAIKKYFSNVRFDLVLYSTPPITLVSAIEYVKKRDGAKTYLLLKDIFPQNAVDMCMLSKTGIKGLLYKHFRKQEKKLYSISDRIGCMSQANVDYVINHNSEVDPKIVEICPNCVEPLDMSAMTEIRNGMRQKYGLPLDKKIYVYGGNLGKPQGISFVIDCLRSQMNNTDAYFLIVGDGTEFNKLEGFINDEKPKNMKLMKRLPKEDYDRMVAACDIGLIFLDHRFTIPNFPSRLLSYMQAKLPVLCVTDSSTDIGKVVVENNFGWYCRSDDIDAFNRAIIDSSESNLDEMGCQSWSCLNNLYSVSRGYKIIESVWEK; this is translated from the coding sequence ATGAATGTTCTGTTCTTAACTTTATTGAGTTTTGATTCGCTTCAAGAGCGATCAATATACACCGATCTGCTTCGGGAGTTCGTGAAGAACGGACATTATGTTTATGCGATCTCTCCGACAGAAAAAAGACACAACCGAGAAACACATTTGATTAAAGAGGATAATGCAACAATTCTTCGCCTTCAAATCGGCAACACACAGAAGACTAATATCATCGAGAAAGGCGTTTCGACGGTGATGATAGAGCCGACTTTTAAGAAAGCAATAAAAAAGTATTTTTCAAATGTGAGATTTGATTTGGTTTTATACTCTACTCCCCCAATTACACTTGTGTCAGCGATTGAGTACGTGAAAAAAAGGGATGGTGCAAAAACATACTTGTTGCTGAAAGACATTTTTCCTCAAAATGCGGTCGATATGTGTATGCTGAGCAAGACTGGTATAAAAGGATTGTTATACAAACATTTTAGAAAGCAAGAAAAAAAGTTGTATTCAATTTCAGATCGCATTGGCTGTATGAGCCAAGCGAATGTTGATTATGTAATAAACCATAATTCGGAAGTTGATCCTAAAATTGTGGAGATTTGTCCGAATTGTGTTGAGCCGCTTGATATGAGTGCTATGACGGAAATTAGAAATGGGATGCGTCAGAAATATGGATTGCCGCTTGACAAAAAAATATATGTATATGGAGGTAATCTTGGAAAGCCGCAAGGAATTTCTTTCGTCATTGATTGCTTGAGGAGTCAGATGAACAATACTGATGCCTACTTCCTAATCGTGGGTGATGGTACGGAGTTTAACAAGTTGGAAGGCTTTATCAATGATGAGAAGCCTAAAAATATGAAACTCATGAAGAGATTGCCCAAAGAAGATTATGATCGTATGGTAGCTGCGTGTGATATTGGATTGATTTTTCTGGATCACCGATTTACGATTCCAAATTTCCCAAGCAGACTGCTTTCCTATATGCAGGCAAAGCTGCCTGTCTTGTGTGTAACGGATTCAAGTACCGATATAGGAAAGGTTGTTGTTGAAAATAATTTCGGATGGTACTGTAGGAGCGATGATATTGATGCGTTTAATAGAGCAATCATTGATTCTAGTGAATCGAATCTCGATGAAATGGGTTGTCAATCATGGAGTTGTCTAAATAACCTGTATAGTGTTTCAAGGGGTTATAAAATAATCGAAAGTGTTTGGGAGAAATGA
- a CDS encoding glycosyltransferase encodes MKILMIMAGFFPGKKYGGPPVSVDNFCTLMSDCECYIVTTNHDLGENSTYKNIHSGWNDRGNCKVCYLSDSEYQKESFDRIISEVQPDFMYLQGLFQQCIIPCLALAKKHRIRVLLAPRGELCAGAFRKKYKKVPYIFCLRILGLVDNIVFQSTSDEETESIQKWLNVPSDRIFQISNVPSIPKCSYPATNKETGRARFVFLSRIVEKKNLLVALSALKNVSGDVVFDIYGPIEDEKYWASCQRIIAEMPINIKVKYCGLVEHDNVHEVFSQYDAFVFPTHSENFGHVIAEALSVGTYAIISDQTPFTDVENYACGKAISLERLGDFSVAMQAVIDWDQRQGCSQRENAKQYMQNKLNLQQLKGQYSNIFN; translated from the coding sequence ATGAAAATATTGATGATAATGGCTGGCTTCTTTCCAGGGAAAAAATATGGAGGTCCTCCAGTCAGCGTAGATAATTTTTGCACTTTAATGAGTGATTGTGAGTGTTATATTGTAACCACAAACCATGATCTTGGAGAAAATTCAACTTACAAAAATATTCATAGCGGGTGGAACGATAGAGGAAATTGTAAAGTTTGTTATCTGTCAGATTCGGAATACCAAAAAGAATCTTTTGATAGGATTATATCGGAAGTTCAACCGGACTTCATGTATTTGCAGGGGTTGTTTCAGCAGTGTATCATTCCGTGCTTGGCATTAGCAAAAAAACACCGAATCAGAGTTTTACTTGCTCCACGGGGGGAGTTGTGCGCTGGTGCATTTAGAAAGAAATATAAAAAAGTTCCGTATATTTTTTGTCTGAGAATATTGGGTTTAGTGGATAACATTGTGTTTCAGTCAACGAGTGATGAAGAGACAGAATCTATTCAAAAGTGGTTAAATGTGCCGAGCGATAGGATATTCCAAATATCTAATGTACCTTCAATACCCAAGTGTTCTTATCCGGCAACGAACAAAGAAACAGGTCGTGCAAGATTTGTTTTTCTATCAAGGATTGTAGAAAAAAAGAATCTACTTGTTGCCTTATCAGCACTTAAGAATGTAAGTGGTGACGTTGTATTTGATATTTATGGTCCGATAGAGGATGAAAAATACTGGGCGAGTTGTCAGCGGATAATAGCAGAAATGCCAATAAACATTAAAGTAAAATACTGCGGATTAGTAGAACACGATAATGTACACGAGGTATTTAGCCAATATGATGCCTTTGTGTTCCCAACACACAGTGAAAACTTTGGTCATGTAATAGCCGAAGCACTTTCGGTGGGGACATATGCGATCATCAGTGACCAGACTCCATTTACGGATGTTGAAAATTATGCTTGCGGAAAAGCTATATCGTTGGAACGGCTTGGTGACTTTTCTGTTGCAATGCAAGCTGTGATAGATTGGGATCAGAGACAAGGTTGTTCACAAAGAGAAAATGCAAAGCAATATATGCAGAACAAATTGAATTTGCAGCAGTTAAAGGGGCAGTACAGCAATATTTTTAACTGA
- a CDS encoding glycosyltransferase family 4 protein, which yields MESIKYIVSYDVQSNHEENRVNVLASSNKIDYIVTVLNDLGYKVDLISTSQTLNKKCYLGKEIQIGENILHLFPTTWRGGLLFKCLNAVIMRLNIWWYLRNNVSYGEKVIIYHSAGNMWIMKYLKKRKKAYVIEEVEEIYGEIFQNKKLAEKEKRSLQIADAYIYPTMLLDRIVNSGKKPSLVVHGAYVNTEYNRQAQEGRVTENDEAIFENGKYHIGYTGILDPQKGCLSIIKAAEYLSKDYHVHILGFGSENDVNLLNDCIIETSKKTKCTITFDGIRRGAAYEHYLSKLDIGICPVDSQKDFILTQFPSKVISYMVNGLPVLCSDIETVKTSDVAEAVRFYSGDNPQDIAKAIVDARTQMEHVDAYKIIEDCHDKFVKEIGVLLQGGNQ from the coding sequence ATGGAAAGTATAAAATATATTGTTTCATATGATGTGCAAAGCAATCATGAAGAAAATAGAGTGAATGTTTTAGCATCATCAAACAAAATAGACTATATAGTTACCGTGTTAAATGATCTTGGGTATAAAGTTGATTTGATATCAACAAGCCAAACATTAAACAAAAAATGTTACCTAGGCAAAGAGATACAAATAGGTGAAAATATATTGCATTTATTTCCTACAACATGGAGAGGTGGGTTGTTGTTCAAGTGCCTTAATGCGGTAATAATGCGATTGAACATATGGTGGTATCTGAGGAATAATGTTTCTTATGGTGAAAAAGTCATCATTTATCACTCTGCAGGAAACATGTGGATTATGAAATACCTAAAGAAACGCAAAAAGGCATATGTGATCGAAGAAGTTGAAGAAATTTACGGTGAAATATTTCAAAACAAAAAACTGGCAGAAAAGGAAAAAAGAAGCCTACAGATTGCTGATGCGTATATTTATCCAACAATGTTGTTGGATCGGATTGTAAATAGTGGCAAAAAACCGAGTTTAGTTGTTCATGGAGCTTATGTCAATACAGAATATAATCGACAAGCACAAGAGGGACGAGTAACTGAAAATGATGAAGCTATTTTTGAGAATGGTAAATATCATATTGGTTATACCGGTATACTCGACCCCCAGAAAGGTTGTCTGTCGATTATAAAGGCAGCTGAGTATTTGAGCAAAGACTATCACGTGCATATTTTGGGGTTCGGCTCTGAAAATGATGTTAACCTTTTGAACGATTGTATCATAGAAACAAGTAAAAAGACAAAGTGTACTATTACTTTCGATGGAATACGGAGAGGAGCTGCGTATGAACATTATTTGAGCAAGCTAGACATCGGGATATGTCCCGTTGATTCACAAAAAGATTTCATATTAACGCAATTTCCGTCAAAAGTGATTTCTTATATGGTGAATGGACTTCCGGTGCTTTGTTCGGATATTGAGACTGTCAAGACATCAGATGTGGCTGAGGCTGTTAGATTTTATTCTGGAGATAATCCGCAAGATATTGCTAAAGCCATTGTTGATGCAAGAACCCAAATGGAGCATGTAGATGCTTACAAGATTATAGAAGACTGCCATGATAAATTTGTAAAAGAAATCGGAGTGTTACTCCAAGGAGGAAATCAATAA